The following coding sequences are from one Treponema parvum window:
- a CDS encoding flagellar basal body-associated FliL family protein, with protein MQISLNKILALISAAIAGAIIIITALSFASGKASPGQDMRKADPAPESVSKEYAAFTELGRLRSFSKPQSGKDRGSPVIITPWISYPAGDRIFYEELIQKARKIRSVITDYFSKYTKEELLAMGEKEIKTELERRINAELVLGKIKAVYFSEYIFLD; from the coding sequence ATGCAGATTTCACTGAATAAAATCTTAGCACTAATATCCGCCGCAATAGCAGGTGCAATAATCATAATAACTGCGCTGAGCTTTGCCTCAGGCAAGGCTTCTCCCGGGCAAGACATGAGAAAGGCCGATCCTGCGCCCGAATCCGTATCAAAAGAATACGCGGCCTTTACGGAACTGGGCAGGCTCCGTTCGTTTTCCAAACCCCAAAGCGGAAAAGACAGAGGAAGTCCCGTCATAATAACTCCGTGGATTTCTTACCCGGCCGGTGACAGAATTTTTTATGAAGAGCTCATCCAAAAGGCCAGAAAAATACGGTCGGTCATAACAGATTATTTTTCAAAATACACAAAGGAAGAGCTGTTAGCTATGGGTGAAAAAGAAATAAAAACCGAACTTGAGCGCCGGATCAACGCGGAACTTGTGCTCGGAAAAATAAAAGCCGTTTATTTCAGCGAATATATCTTCTTGGATTAA
- a CDS encoding acyl-CoA thioesterase, with the protein MKHFAELTVRSYECDSYGHVNNAVYLNYLEYARMEYLHKIGFDYNAAVAEGFYLYVTHIDIYYKASAFLDDKLTIEVCSVNLGAVSGTMHQVIRKEDGTVCVEADVTWASVNKENGRPCRLPEKFMVPGLLPDKPGT; encoded by the coding sequence ATGAAACATTTTGCAGAATTAACCGTGCGATCATACGAATGCGATTCTTACGGACACGTTAATAACGCGGTGTACTTGAACTATCTTGAATATGCCAGAATGGAATATCTTCACAAGATAGGATTCGATTATAACGCCGCAGTGGCCGAAGGTTTTTACCTTTATGTGACGCATATAGATATTTACTACAAGGCTTCCGCCTTTCTTGACGATAAGCTCACGATCGAAGTGTGTTCGGTTAATCTTGGCGCCGTATCGGGGACTATGCATCAAGTTATACGCAAGGAAGACGGCACGGTTTGCGTAGAAGCCGACGTTACGTGGGCAAGCGTGAACAAAGAAAACGGAAGGCCTTGCCGTCTGCCTGAAAAATTTATGGTTCCCGGATTGCTGCCCGATAAGCCCGGAACATAA
- a CDS encoding SAM-dependent methyltransferase — translation MASNSYEKPDFWSRKAFSEGYPARSVYKLKEMDMKFGLVKKGYTVLDLGSAPGSWTVFLLRSLEGSGKVVSCDLNPLAKDVKGENLVFLQGDLNSSDIRERIRSLGPYDLVVCDAAPLTTGNRTVDTARSEGLVEMALWYGETVLKTGGNFAVKIFQNGDQQKFLKSMKDVFTSARGFKPSACRSESFETYLLGINKKLGVK, via the coding sequence ATGGCGTCGAATTCATATGAAAAACCAGACTTTTGGTCCCGCAAAGCGTTTTCGGAGGGTTATCCTGCGCGTTCGGTTTATAAATTAAAAGAAATGGATATGAAATTCGGTTTGGTAAAAAAGGGTTACACGGTGCTTGACTTAGGTTCTGCGCCCGGAAGCTGGACCGTGTTTTTGCTTCGCAGTTTGGAAGGAAGCGGAAAGGTCGTTTCCTGCGATCTAAATCCTCTTGCAAAGGATGTAAAAGGCGAAAACCTTGTATTTCTGCAAGGAGATCTGAATTCTTCCGATATAAGGGAAAGGATAAGGAGTTTGGGACCGTACGACCTTGTAGTCTGCGACGCCGCTCCTCTAACTACCGGAAACCGTACTGTAGATACCGCACGATCCGAAGGGCTTGTGGAAATGGCGCTTTGGTATGGCGAAACCGTGCTTAAAACCGGAGGAAACTTTGCCGTAAAAATTTTTCAAAACGGCGATCAGCAGAAATTTTTAAAGTCCATGAAGGATGTGTTTACTTCGGCGCGCGGCTTTAAACCTTCTGCGTGCCGTTCGGAATCGTTTGAGACCTATTTACTTGGCATAAACAAGAAATTAGGTGTAAAATAA
- a CDS encoding FPP/GGPP synthase family protein codes for MDKDRSDSIKEELAEIEADLDKALPQTYTREWKNESFASIPDCVSPSHLNALTIPCRELLKLGGKRWRPLLLILCAKITAEHTAKKDPEAKKNIMKNARHIVPLVEFVHTASLIHDDIEDASEMRRGRPAAHITFGIDTAINAASWLYFEAAVCVNTLQAPEHIKNRLFRLYTQELRRLHLGQAMDILWHREPGLIPSVEEYKAMVENKTGTLASLAAQAGIIAAGGDESDAAKAGKIAAQIGIGFQILDDVQNLTTGNAGKQRGDDIVENKKSLPVLLHLQKNPQDKDLITRYMASARKNGIDDECVEKCISLLEKSGAVKDAYDEGKDLVNLKSRELSALYSGFADDDSDIVRLFRNMIPDIK; via the coding sequence ATGGATAAAGACCGCTCCGACTCGATTAAAGAAGAATTGGCGGAAATAGAAGCCGATTTGGACAAAGCCCTGCCTCAGACATACACGCGGGAATGGAAAAACGAATCTTTTGCATCGATCCCCGATTGTGTTTCGCCTTCGCATTTAAATGCGCTGACAATTCCGTGCAGAGAACTTTTAAAACTCGGCGGCAAACGCTGGCGGCCGCTGTTGCTTATCCTGTGTGCAAAAATTACGGCGGAACATACGGCGAAAAAAGATCCTGAAGCAAAAAAAAATATTATGAAAAATGCCCGTCACATCGTTCCCCTGGTAGAATTTGTGCACACGGCAAGTCTTATCCATGACGACATTGAAGACGCCTCCGAAATGCGGCGCGGCAGACCTGCGGCGCACATTACTTTCGGAATCGACACGGCGATAAACGCTGCATCATGGCTTTATTTTGAAGCGGCGGTATGCGTTAACACCCTTCAAGCTCCGGAACACATAAAAAACAGACTGTTCCGATTATACACGCAGGAACTTCGCCGCCTGCACTTAGGACAGGCGATGGACATACTTTGGCACCGCGAGCCCGGCCTTATTCCTTCTGTCGAAGAATACAAGGCCATGGTTGAAAATAAAACGGGTACATTAGCTTCTCTTGCAGCCCAAGCGGGTATAATCGCAGCGGGAGGAGACGAATCCGACGCGGCAAAAGCCGGGAAAATTGCCGCACAGATCGGCATAGGTTTTCAAATCTTAGACGACGTTCAAAACCTTACCACCGGAAACGCAGGAAAACAAAGAGGGGACGATATTGTAGAAAACAAAAAAAGTCTTCCGGTACTGTTGCACTTGCAAAAAAATCCCCAAGACAAAGATCTTATCACCCGGTACATGGCAAGCGCGCGCAAAAACGGCATCGATGACGAATGCGTGGAAAAATGCATATCGCTGCTTGAAAAAAGCGGAGCCGTAAAAGACGCTTACGACGAAGGGAAAGACCTTGTGAATTTAAAAAGCAGGGAATTGTCGGCCTTGTATTCCGGTTTTGCCGATGACGATTCCGACATCGTAAGGCTTTTCCGAAATATGATACCGGACATAAAATGA
- a CDS encoding methionine ABC transporter ATP-binding protein — MEIILKDLVKTYGGKTSMQVHAVRGVSLIIPSNKIFGIIGKSGAGKSTLVRLISLLESPDSGEVFYNGKRVDDLSPSALIVRRRRIGMIFQNFNLFSSRTAGQNIAYPLEICGVKKEKIKSRVKEMLELVGLADRADAPISTLSGGQKQRIAIARALANDPDILFCDEATSALDPQTTHSILDLIRQIQQKMNLTVVMITHQMEVVRDACSYVAVLNDGAVVEQGSVEDIFMHPKTEATKEFLSHLQPPACTDDGNMIRWSSGGGAYLLRFSGNLTDEPVLSRLSKKFNVEFNIRAGGIQKLQNGKVGTLLTDITGEKAELEKAFAYLKSEGIFVEKTDAGK, encoded by the coding sequence ATGGAAATAATACTTAAAGATCTTGTAAAGACATACGGCGGAAAAACTTCTATGCAAGTGCACGCGGTACGCGGCGTAAGTCTTATTATTCCTTCAAACAAAATTTTCGGTATCATAGGCAAGAGCGGGGCGGGGAAATCCACCCTTGTGCGTCTTATAAGCCTGTTGGAAAGTCCCGATTCGGGTGAAGTGTTTTACAACGGGAAACGTGTAGACGATCTTTCGCCATCCGCGCTCATCGTCCGGCGGCGCCGTATAGGTATGATATTTCAGAATTTCAACTTGTTCAGCTCAAGGACGGCAGGACAGAATATAGCCTATCCGCTTGAAATCTGCGGAGTAAAAAAAGAAAAAATCAAAAGCCGCGTTAAAGAAATGCTTGAACTTGTAGGCCTTGCAGACAGAGCCGACGCGCCGATTTCTACTCTTTCAGGCGGGCAAAAGCAGCGTATCGCCATAGCGCGCGCTCTTGCAAACGATCCCGACATACTGTTTTGCGACGAAGCTACGAGCGCCTTGGATCCGCAGACTACACATTCCATTCTCGATCTGATCAGGCAGATTCAGCAAAAAATGAACCTTACCGTTGTGATGATAACGCATCAGATGGAAGTTGTGCGCGACGCCTGCAGCTATGTAGCCGTGTTAAACGACGGAGCCGTAGTCGAACAGGGTTCCGTAGAAGATATTTTTATGCATCCTAAGACTGAGGCGACGAAGGAATTTCTTTCGCACTTGCAGCCGCCGGCCTGCACGGATGACGGCAATATGATACGCTGGTCTTCCGGCGGCGGGGCATATTTGCTCCGCTTCAGCGGCAATCTCACCGACGAGCCTGTTTTAAGCCGCCTTTCCAAAAAATTCAATGTCGAATTCAATATAAGGGCCGGCGGCATCCAAAAATTGCAAAACGGCAAGGTAGGCACGCTTTTAACCGACATCACAGGCGAAAAGGCGGAACTGGAAAAGGCCTTCGCTTATCTTAAAAGCGAAGGCATCTTTGTTGAAAAAACGGATGCGGGTAAGTAA
- a CDS encoding HD domain-containing protein produces MENENILRAFTSSEDERLDRQLKFSVEADKMTKILRRTLLTDGSRRENDAEHSWHIALMCMLFSEYAIEKPDVPHCVSLCVVHDLVEIYAGDTFAFDKEGYKDKSEREKNAAKKLFSILPEDQGEKFSAMWQEFEAMESADSKFANCMDRLQPFLHNTLTGGHTWIQASASKEDVEHRMALVKQFMPRLWPWVQKNIEKGLKEGWIRG; encoded by the coding sequence ATGGAAAACGAAAATATTTTGAGAGCGTTTACATCTTCGGAAGACGAAAGACTGGACAGGCAGCTTAAATTCAGCGTCGAAGCCGATAAAATGACAAAAATTCTGCGAAGGACGCTTTTGACCGACGGTTCCCGCCGTGAAAACGATGCGGAGCATTCGTGGCACATAGCGCTCATGTGCATGCTTTTCAGCGAATATGCGATTGAAAAACCGGATGTCCCTCACTGCGTAAGTCTTTGCGTTGTCCACGATCTTGTTGAAATATACGCCGGCGACACATTTGCCTTTGACAAAGAAGGCTATAAAGATAAAAGCGAACGCGAAAAAAATGCGGCAAAAAAACTGTTCTCCATTCTTCCAGAAGATCAGGGGGAAAAATTTAGCGCAATGTGGCAGGAATTTGAAGCGATGGAAAGCGCCGATTCTAAATTTGCAAACTGCATGGACAGACTGCAGCCGTTTTTGCACAACACCCTCACAGGCGGACACACTTGGATTCAAGCGTCCGCGTCAAAGGAAGACGTCGAACACAGGATGGCGCTCGTAAAGCAGTTTATGCCGCGCTTGTGGCCGTGGGTGCAAAAGAACATTGAAAAAGGCCTTAAAGAAGGATGGATCCGCGGATAA
- a CDS encoding FimV family protein, protein MEDDKITSGQKNAVSLLVAVFLFAAFAIAAFSGLFSAIETRFYQPAKVLGITRQLDDIAAGYDLYVNSLLGKLEAYTAEKPVASYLTQRASDEDVRERSRITGALFNSVPGLSGIRIIDSNGRSVHFSTYSADLLQNSENLRVYKNYGALSAPSGTQEIPFSRISVADGSVVADGSAEKYKITPDAANRRVIFSFPFYDVYTAYRGTAVFYLSSADFNRELSALNLITLSETGILLDFADGTASYGYVFGLPVAGRDFFEKQILERWKGNEKGPERIVSYEENGGRDGFETANDKNAGGAAGDERGGVDGGSRSEIVRNENIDGKMTGKSKGAVGYWVLLSSRKSSFAVISGVYRDNIFVMPQSVRILLLVCVFISLFLAVFLLLSLKIDDMVVIQNRIRRFQFSVVNEYLNKKMDVDWSAVVKNIENRKDEVSKSIRKSLGHHRVKKYGKEVDELLNKSWDEIFAALNVRSGAAIAAEERNNALQNSAEIKQMLQEILGSGTIKIQAAAVPGAVRTPSEPDSGAIAGDKPLAKAAGDELSIAPAVDADEVEEIPIEAVDDAEDVEELEEIGEVEDLDVAGESAEVGEAEPAMKEPEPPAKVEETAVAVPVSTVEAEEATVESPAAAKAAESEVAYVRPSGETPSDPVGAVDTEPDKDKKSVLDENPGFDSDAKENRAVSDGDVSDFQISSPDFDDLDDEMPQKELASTEANAVAPAEEVFPLEEILGSASRPFVPDFSFTAFAARGNAPITEIAGAEEADKSLSESKDDNVADKNNAVIIAEDDGLFRISDNIRTEGTKIDPSFKKLVESVLK, encoded by the coding sequence GTGGAGGATGACAAAATTACCTCTGGTCAAAAAAACGCAGTCAGTCTGTTGGTAGCCGTTTTTCTGTTTGCCGCGTTTGCGATTGCGGCCTTTTCAGGGCTTTTTTCCGCAATAGAAACACGTTTTTACCAGCCTGCAAAAGTTTTAGGGATTACTCGCCAGCTTGACGATATAGCCGCAGGCTACGACTTATATGTAAATTCTTTGCTCGGCAAACTTGAAGCATATACGGCCGAAAAACCGGTAGCTTCATATTTGACGCAGCGTGCGTCCGACGAAGATGTGCGCGAAAGAAGCCGTATTACCGGAGCTCTGTTTAATTCCGTTCCGGGGCTTTCGGGAATACGCATAATCGATTCGAACGGTCGAAGCGTCCACTTCAGCACTTATTCTGCCGATCTATTACAAAATTCCGAAAATTTACGCGTTTATAAAAACTACGGCGCTTTAAGCGCTCCTTCCGGCACTCAGGAAATTCCTTTCAGTAGAATTTCCGTCGCCGACGGAAGCGTTGTCGCTGACGGGAGCGCTGAAAAATATAAAATAACGCCGGACGCCGCCAATCGTCGTGTAATTTTTTCGTTTCCTTTTTACGACGTGTATACCGCTTACCGCGGCACCGCCGTTTTTTATTTAAGCTCGGCCGATTTTAATCGAGAGCTTTCAGCCTTAAATCTTATTACTCTGAGCGAGACGGGGATTCTTTTGGATTTTGCCGACGGCACGGCGTCATACGGATATGTTTTCGGACTTCCGGTAGCAGGGCGTGATTTTTTTGAAAAACAGATTTTGGAACGGTGGAAAGGCAATGAAAAAGGCCCTGAAAGGATAGTTTCGTACGAAGAAAACGGCGGGAGAGACGGCTTCGAAACGGCGAACGATAAAAACGCCGGCGGCGCGGCCGGCGATGAAAGAGGCGGCGTTGATGGCGGTTCCCGCAGTGAAATCGTCCGCAATGAAAATATCGATGGAAAAATGACCGGCAAATCGAAGGGGGCCGTAGGATATTGGGTTTTACTTTCAAGCAGAAAATCCTCTTTCGCCGTCATTAGCGGCGTCTATCGCGACAATATTTTTGTTATGCCTCAGTCCGTTCGAATACTTTTACTTGTTTGTGTTTTTATTTCCTTATTCCTTGCGGTTTTTTTATTGCTCAGCCTCAAGATCGACGACATGGTTGTAATCCAAAACCGCATAAGGCGTTTTCAGTTTTCGGTTGTAAACGAATATTTGAATAAAAAAATGGACGTTGACTGGAGCGCCGTAGTAAAAAATATCGAAAACCGCAAGGATGAAGTTTCCAAAAGTATAAGGAAGAGCTTAGGGCATCACCGTGTAAAAAAATACGGAAAAGAAGTTGACGAATTGCTTAACAAAAGCTGGGATGAAATCTTTGCGGCTCTCAACGTACGTTCAGGAGCGGCCATAGCCGCAGAAGAAAGAAATAACGCTCTGCAAAATTCCGCCGAAATAAAACAAATGCTGCAGGAAATTTTAGGCAGCGGCACAATAAAGATACAGGCTGCCGCCGTACCGGGAGCGGTCAGAACGCCTTCCGAGCCGGATTCAGGTGCGATTGCCGGGGACAAGCCTCTTGCAAAGGCCGCCGGCGACGAACTTTCCATTGCGCCCGCTGTGGATGCCGATGAAGTCGAAGAGATTCCAATCGAGGCTGTAGACGACGCGGAGGATGTCGAAGAGCTTGAGGAAATAGGCGAAGTCGAAGACCTCGATGTTGCCGGCGAGTCCGCAGAGGTCGGCGAAGCCGAACCTGCAATGAAAGAACCTGAGCCGCCGGCGAAAGTTGAAGAAACAGCGGTCGCAGTGCCCGTGTCTACGGTAGAAGCCGAAGAAGCAACGGTCGAGTCTCCTGCGGCGGCAAAAGCTGCGGAATCGGAGGTCGCATATGTCAGACCTTCCGGCGAAACGCCCTCGGATCCCGTAGGGGCTGTCGATACCGAACCGGATAAAGATAAAAAATCAGTGCTTGACGAAAATCCGGGTTTTGATTCTGACGCTAAAGAAAACCGTGCCGTTTCGGACGGGGATGTTTCCGATTTTCAAATATCGTCTCCGGATTTTGATGATTTGGACGACGAAATGCCGCAAAAAGAACTCGCTTCTACTGAGGCCAATGCCGTCGCCCCTGCAGAAGAAGTCTTTCCTCTTGAAGAAATTTTGGGTTCAGCTTCGCGGCCGTTCGTTCCTGATTTTTCTTTTACGGCCTTTGCAGCACGCGGAAATGCGCCGATCACGGAAATAGCTGGGGCGGAAGAAGCGGATAAAAGCCTTTCTGAGAGTAAAGACGACAATGTCGCGGATAAAAATAATGCCGTCATTATTGCCGAAGACGACGGACTTTTCAGAATATCCGACAACATTCGTACAGAGGGCACAAAAATAGATCCGTCTTTTAAAAAGCTTGTAGAATCCGTATTAAAATAA
- the hflX gene encoding GTPase HflX has translation MIEIRQEEERKTQCFLVGSAGGDLSELESLISTLEMNIAGKTSLVRPNPTPAYGMGIGKVQEIIQAADEAEADCIIFDFTIEPTKQRNWEKLAKKPVFDRQEVILRIFAKRAKTREASLQVELARLEYSLPRLAHSYGDLSRQRGGNYGSKGSGETQLELDQRGVRLKIRQLKKELEKVVQNRDIQRKRREKFSMPVCALTGYTNAGKSSLMNALTGADVFVENKLFATLDPTTRRLAFKNGNHVLLSDTVGFISNLPHSLVNAFKSTLEEAARADLLLLVLDATAENIKNQYDTCVNVLEEVGASEKPRVVALNKIDCLENEDLKLSALKINFPDASFISAKTGQGLEDLLETIRNRIDIHSMPPYTDLK, from the coding sequence GTGATAGAGATTCGACAGGAAGAAGAAAGAAAAACACAGTGTTTTTTGGTGGGAAGCGCAGGCGGCGATCTGAGTGAACTTGAAAGTCTTATTTCTACGCTGGAAATGAACATCGCAGGAAAAACCTCTCTCGTGCGTCCGAATCCTACTCCTGCGTACGGCATGGGCATAGGCAAGGTGCAGGAAATAATTCAGGCGGCGGACGAAGCGGAAGCCGACTGCATAATTTTCGATTTTACGATCGAACCTACAAAACAGCGCAACTGGGAAAAACTTGCTAAAAAGCCCGTCTTCGACAGACAGGAAGTGATCTTAAGAATATTCGCCAAGCGGGCAAAGACAAGAGAAGCCTCTCTCCAAGTCGAACTCGCCCGCCTTGAATACTCTCTTCCCAGACTTGCGCATTCGTACGGAGATCTGTCGCGTCAAAGAGGCGGTAATTACGGTTCCAAGGGAAGCGGAGAAACCCAACTTGAATTAGATCAGCGCGGCGTTCGCCTTAAAATAAGGCAGCTTAAAAAAGAACTTGAAAAAGTCGTCCAAAACCGCGACATTCAGCGAAAAAGGCGGGAAAAATTTTCCATGCCTGTCTGCGCCCTTACGGGCTACACAAACGCAGGCAAGTCAAGCCTTATGAACGCGCTCACGGGAGCCGACGTGTTCGTTGAAAATAAACTTTTTGCGACGCTCGATCCGACGACAAGGCGCCTGGCATTTAAAAACGGAAATCACGTGCTCCTATCCGACACAGTGGGCTTTATAAGCAATCTTCCGCACAGTCTGGTAAACGCTTTTAAATCTACATTGGAAGAAGCGGCAAGAGCGGATCTTTTACTGCTCGTTCTTGACGCCACCGCTGAAAATATAAAAAACCAATACGATACGTGCGTAAACGTGCTTGAAGAAGTAGGCGCCTCAGAAAAACCTCGTGTCGTCGCTCTCAATAAGATAGACTGTCTTGAAAACGAGGATTTAAAATTGAGCGCGTTAAAAATAAATTTCCCCGACGCCTCTTTTATAAGCGCCAAAACGGGACAGGGACTTGAAGATCTGCTTGAAACGATCCGTAACCGCATCGATATTCACTCAATGCCGCCGTATACCGATCTAAAATAA
- a CDS encoding SoxR reducing system RseC family protein, whose translation MHDTALVTAVSGKKITVIPLIKDACLSCKEGCAKRGHPFEAANTKGLPLKEGSIVKINSAKKHEIAQAVFSLLFPISCAAGGYFLARPTAAALGKTAAAEGLQAGFVLLGFSAAAATVFWLSRKKIKPAQPEITEILS comes from the coding sequence ATGCATGACACGGCTTTAGTGACGGCGGTTTCAGGAAAAAAGATCACGGTTATTCCTTTAATAAAAGACGCATGTCTAAGCTGCAAAGAAGGATGCGCCAAACGCGGGCACCCTTTCGAAGCGGCAAACACGAAGGGGCTGCCTCTAAAGGAAGGCTCTATAGTTAAGATAAATTCCGCAAAAAAGCACGAAATTGCTCAAGCCGTTTTTTCGCTGCTTTTCCCGATTTCGTGCGCCGCAGGAGGATATTTTCTTGCACGGCCTACCGCAGCCGCGCTGGGCAAGACAGCCGCGGCGGAAGGCCTTCAAGCGGGTTTTGTTTTGCTGGGGTTTTCCGCCGCGGCTGCAACGGTGTTCTGGCTGAGCAGAAAAAAGATAAAACCCGCTCAGCCTGAAATAACGGAAATCTTAAGTTAA
- a CDS encoding tetratricopeptide repeat protein has translation MLENIETLNAQAIRLASQGDYKDAIVCLKRAIIMETTNHLLWFNLGVTYRDSGDIKQAQAAVEKALELDPENTEFLDTMAILCNTAKDTESAMTYCAKALEIEPEDPHLWNTAGVIFFNRQEYTDASEAFERAVTLNPYYYDALYNLRDTYDELGNRAGKADCIERMRSLTKGGGADA, from the coding sequence ATGCTTGAAAATATTGAAACCCTAAACGCGCAGGCGATCAGACTTGCATCGCAGGGCGACTACAAGGACGCTATCGTCTGTCTCAAACGGGCAATAATAATGGAAACCACGAATCATCTCTTGTGGTTCAATTTGGGAGTAACGTACCGCGATTCCGGCGACATAAAGCAGGCGCAAGCCGCAGTAGAAAAAGCGCTTGAACTTGATCCTGAAAACACGGAATTCCTCGACACTATGGCCATACTTTGCAACACCGCAAAAGACACCGAATCGGCCATGACGTATTGCGCCAAAGCTCTGGAAATAGAACCCGAAGATCCTCATCTTTGGAATACGGCGGGCGTGATTTTTTTTAACCGGCAGGAATACACTGACGCATCGGAAGCTTTTGAACGTGCAGTCACTCTAAATCCCTATTATTACGACGCGCTCTATAATCTTCGCGACACATACGACGAGTTGGGAAACAGGGCGGGAAAAGCCGACTGCATTGAAAGAATGCGATCTCTAACAAAGGGAGGCGGCGCGGATGCATGA
- a CDS encoding RNA polymerase sigma factor — protein sequence MPIDSAARIKNKLAIKRDYALAKAALKGDTKSFAVLMKLHKRRIEILGISFFKNTADTEDFVQEVFLRAYTKLSSFQGKSLFSTWLTRIAYNMAVNAVNRRKEYMPIADEDSLVAPDLSPEERQIRKTSLEAVRLAINELPERFAVCLDMYFFYDIPYADISEITGFPVNTIKSHIFRAKQILRDKLEEAHFDF from the coding sequence ATGCCGATTGACAGCGCTGCGCGCATTAAAAATAAGCTTGCAATAAAACGTGATTACGCGCTCGCCAAGGCGGCTCTCAAAGGCGACACAAAATCTTTTGCGGTGCTCATGAAACTTCATAAGCGCCGAATAGAAATACTCGGTATAAGCTTTTTTAAAAACACGGCCGACACCGAAGATTTCGTTCAGGAAGTCTTTTTGCGCGCTTACACAAAGCTTTCTTCATTTCAAGGCAAATCGCTCTTTTCAACTTGGCTCACAAGGATTGCGTACAATATGGCTGTAAATGCGGTAAACCGAAGAAAAGAATACATGCCCATAGCCGACGAAGACTCTCTCGTCGCGCCCGATCTTTCTCCGGAAGAACGTCAGATCCGTAAAACGTCGCTTGAAGCCGTGCGTCTTGCAATTAACGAGTTGCCAGAGCGCTTTGCCGTCTGCCTTGACATGTATTTTTTTTACGACATTCCGTATGCGGATATCAGCGAAATCACAGGCTTTCCTGTCAACACTATAAAGTCTCATATTTTCAGAGCTAAGCAAATTTTGCGCGATAAATTGGAGGAAGCGCACTTTGACTTTTAA
- a CDS encoding DNA-binding domain-containing protein, with translation MNYAYKLRKETILSILGLRGKAVKDLIQQGAAFMDGLVQISPRVSGVWATENFPYDYKTHRRTVDLIPAACCQ, from the coding sequence ATAAATTACGCTTATAAGCTCCGAAAAGAAACCATCTTGAGTATCCTCGGTTTGCGCGGCAAAGCGGTCAAAGATTTGATTCAGCAGGGAGCGGCCTTTATGGACGGACTTGTGCAAATCAGTCCGCGTGTATCGGGTGTGTGGGCAACGGAGAATTTCCCCTACGACTATAAAACCCACAGGAGGACGGTTGACCTTATTCCCGCCGCTTGTTGTCAATGA
- a CDS encoding M23 family metallopeptidase: protein MRLNTYKILIRSLISFCAAVVFAAVVLEVKSFSKADSGQGGLETPEMPTASAEEENSDYVITYQSYRVDKGDMIGIIAEKFGITQDTIISVNNIRQSRLLQIGQYLKIPNMPGIMYCAKGNGETVLSVAEKYKVDAKKCALVNNLSEGSSLSDGQTIFVPDAELDRITRQEINGDLFMRPVRRYYISSAYGWRLSPFTGKRSFHSGIDMCAPAGTSVYAALGGVVSFVGYNNVYGNYIIVSHHSGYKTLYGHLSATLVLKGQGVSPATVIGRVGNTGLSTGPHLHFTVFKNGRTVNPFNLLK from the coding sequence ATGCGGCTTAACACATATAAAATATTGATCCGTTCTCTGATATCCTTTTGCGCTGCGGTGGTTTTTGCCGCGGTTGTGCTTGAAGTAAAGAGTTTTTCCAAAGCCGATTCCGGACAGGGAGGGCTTGAAACTCCCGAAATGCCGACAGCATCGGCGGAAGAAGAAAATTCGGATTATGTTATTACATATCAGTCTTACCGCGTTGATAAAGGCGACATGATCGGAATCATCGCCGAAAAATTCGGAATTACCCAGGACACTATTATAAGTGTGAACAACATACGTCAATCCAGGCTTCTTCAAATAGGACAGTACCTTAAAATTCCGAACATGCCGGGTATCATGTATTGTGCTAAGGGCAACGGCGAAACGGTCTTGTCCGTAGCCGAAAAATACAAGGTGGACGCTAAAAAATGCGCCTTGGTGAACAATCTTTCCGAAGGTTCGTCCCTTTCCGACGGGCAGACTATTTTTGTTCCCGACGCGGAACTTGACCGTATAACACGGCAGGAAATCAACGGCGACCTGTTTATGCGGCCGGTCAGACGCTATTATATTTCTTCCGCTTACGGATGGAGGTTAAGTCCGTTTACAGGCAAGCGCTCTTTTCACAGCGGAATCGACATGTGCGCTCCTGCCGGGACTTCCGTATACGCAGCTTTAGGCGGTGTGGTTTCCTTTGTGGGTTACAACAATGTTTACGGCAACTATATCATTGTTTCTCATCATTCAGGGTATAAAACGCTGTACGGGCATCTGAGCGCGACCCTTGTTTTAAAAGGGCAAGGCGTTTCTCCCGCAACTGTGATAGGAAGGGTGGGAAACACCGGGTTGAGCACGGGGCCTCACCTTCATTTTACGGTTTTTAAAAACGGCAGAACCGTAAATCCCTTTAATCTTTTAAAATGA